DNA sequence from the Luteibaculum oceani genome:
GACATCACTTGGATTTGTCCAGGCTTTAGCGTTTCAGATTGCCCCATGCTATCGGCATGCTTAATTTCTCCCTCTAATGGAATCGTAATAATTTCCATGTTTTGGTGGGGGTGGGTAGGGAAGCCCATTGCCGGAGCCACCCAATCATCATTTAGTACACGCAAAGCCCCGAATCCCATTAGGTTGGGATCGTAGAAATTTGCAAAACTAAAGCTGTGATAACTCTTCAACCAACCGTGGTTGGCATATCCCCTTGAGGAAGCTGGATGTAAAATATATTCCATAACATTAAATGTAGGTACAGCAAAATTAGTTTAAAAGAACAATGATTTACGTGTAGGTACATTTAAAAATTGTGAAAACCTTTATTTACGACGCTTCCAGTCGTTGGCGATAAGCCCTTTTTCTGCTTGTGATACTGCACTTTCTATGCGTTTTGCTCTTGTCTCTGACCGTTTGGCGGTGTATATCCACTCTAAAATTTGCCTTTTTTTGGAGGACGAGAAATTTTGGAAATGTTGTTTTGCAGAAGGGGTATTATCCAAGGCAATTTTAAGATCCTTGTGTATCACCAGATTGTACACATCGTCCAAAGCTATCCAGGTTCCCGTTTTTTTTGCTAGTTCAATTAATTTGTAGCCAGAAGGGTGAATCAGATTTTTACGATACAATTCATCCACCCGTTTCTTATTTACCATGCTCCAATTACTTTTTGGATTCCGTGGGGCCATATATAGGTAATAGCTTTGATGATCTCGTTTTTTGGGTACCGCATCCACCCAACCAAAGCAAAGAGCTATATCTCTTGCTTCATCGTAGTAAACCGACTTTTCATTGGAACCCTTGTGGTAGATGATTAAAAAGAAACCCTCTTTCCGATCGTGGTTTAGTTCAAACCATTTTCTTAATTCTTCACCTTTTGAAAAATACAAGCAGGCTTTTTTGTTTAGGGTCTCTTTATCCATACCAGCAAGATATTAAAGAGCTGTCAAATCACTTGCGTATTACCATTCCACCATCACTCCAATACTGGGAAGAACCGTCCCAGAGCTGTTTTCAATAAATCTTGGTAGATATTGGTTCGTGTTGTTTGGGTTTTCTATTGGATTCCCTGCATTATCTCGCTCTACATCCACAAAAGGAGGTCCAAATACCTGATTGTTGTATAGATTTTCTATGTCGATGTAGCAATTGAGGCTCCATTTCTCGAAAAACCATTTTTTATCCAATCGAATATCTAAACCATGGGCATTGGATAAGCGTGCGCTATTAATTCTGTTCCAATCTGGAACTCCTTGCTGCGTTACATCCCAGACCGATTTGGTCATAGATAATGGAATATTAAAGGGGGTATAGGGCGCCCCACCGAGGAATCTAAATTTAATCCCCAATTCCCAATTTCTTTTGAATTTCTTCCCAGCGGTAATGTTTAGAATATGTCTATTATCCCAAGAAGAAGCCACGAATTCTTTCCCTGGATCTCTAAACTCGCTTCGTACAAAGGTGTAGGAAATTAAACCGTAAATACTTGAACTTAAGCTTTGTTGCGCGAAGAATTCAAGCCCATAACTTCTTCCCTCGCTTATACTCGCAACCGGTTCTGTTCCAATTACCCCAAAGTCTGCTCCCAAATTGGCTAGCGATATACTGTCGTTTAGGGAAAAAGGATATTGCTTGTACCATTTTGCAAATCCCTCTACGGATATCTTAGAAAAATCGGTAGGGGTGTATGACCAGCCTACCACCCATTGATCATTTCTAATGTATTCTAGCCTAGTTTTATTCACAAAGTCTTCCCCATTTTCCTTGTATCCCATAGCCGTTAAAGGGGGTAACTGGAAATATCTACCTAGGCTACTACTTAGGCGCATCTTCTCATTTAAGGCATAAGACAGTGCTATGCGTGGCGAGAATTGGTTAAACGGATTTGACATTTTACTCGAGTAGCTGTTAGCATCTAAACGCAATCCCACCGAGAGATCTAGCCTATTGTTTAATAAGGATCTAGTAGCTTGCATAAAGCCGGCATATTTAAAAAAGCCAAGGCTAGATTGATAGCTATTTAATAAGGCATCTTGGTTGCGAATTACAAAATTCTCCGTTTCATTTCGGTATTGGATGAACTCTAATCCAGCTCCGGTATTAACTTTCCAATTACCAAACAGAGCGTTGTTTTCGTAGCGGAACTTATTTTCAATTTCCTGACTATTGTAGTCCAGAATTAGATTTGCCGGGACGGATATGTTTTTTCTAAATTTTTCGGCACTATTGTTTAGGTGCGACCTACTCACAACAATCAATTGATTTCCATTTTCTCGAAAGCGCGTCCATTTAGCTCCCAAAGTGTAATTCCATTGGTTATTTACCGGTAAATTTCCCAGAATGTATTCATTGCGTTGAACAAGGGCGCTATCATTTAATCCATCGTTTACCGATTCGTTTAATGCAAACTGATCAACGGCTGCAAGTGCTACCACAGTAAGTCTGTCGTTTTTTCCAAAACTGAAATCGTGTTTGTATTGTAGATCGTTATAGGTGGGAAGGAAGGGGAGAGCAAGGGCTTTAAACAAGAATTGCAAATAAGATCTGCGTACGGACAATATAAAATTTGAATTTTTGCCACTAGGTCCATCAAGGGTGATACCCACATCGCTAGATCCCAGCATAAAAGTACCTGCCAGTCGATCTGGATTACCCTGAATTTGTCGTATATCCAAAACCGAGCTTAATGCATTTCCGCGATTAGTCGGAAAAGCAGAGGTATATAAATCAACATTTCGAATGAAGTTGACGTTTAACAAGCCCACCGGACCTCCCGAAGAACCTTGAGTAGCAAAGTGATTGATATTTGGCACCTCTATCCCATCTATAAAAAATCGATTTTCGTTGGGTGCACCTCCTCTTACGAGTAGATCATTTCTAAATGAGACCGTTGTTGCGACACCTGGTAAAATTTGGATAACCTTTGATATATCTCTATTTCCACCCGGGTTTCGGTAGATTTCTGCGGCACCCAATCTTTGTAAACTCACTGGGGTTTCGCTTGAGTTTTGTATTGGGGAACTAGAAATTTCCACCTCCTGTAGCGTTTCAGCTCGAGGTATTAATCTTATACTTAGGGTAGTAGGTTTATTGTTGCGTACAATTATTTCTTTTCCCGAATACTTCTCAAAACCGACATAGGAGCAGATTATGTTGTATGTACCTGGATTTAGTTTTGTAAAACTAAAGGATCCGTCAACATCCGATGTGGTTCCGGTTTCCAGCCCCTGAATAAGGATATTTGCAAAGGGAATGGGCTCGTTGTTTAGATCATTAACTACTGTGCCTTTGATAGTTCCATTTTGCGAGTATGAGAAGAATGCAGTAAATAGTAGGAAAATAAATGGAATTGTATTTTTCATATTGCAGTAAACCATCGACACAAATTATTGTTCTATAACTCCGACAAAGCTTTGCTTAAGTCAGCTAAAAGTGGAAATTATGTCCTAAAGTATAATTTGGGTTGAATTAAATTGCTGATAAAAAGAATTAAATATTTCGCCATTTTCCGTCTGCAAAGTATTTTGGCTGACAGAAAATAAGTAGTTCCACCAATAATTAATGGAAAACAAAGAGCAACTAACACCAGTACAAAGGTTTTGGCGCTTGTTAAAGCCTGACCGTAAGGAGATTAGAAACGTATATCTAATCGCCATGATTACGGGGTTGGTAAACCTTTCGCTGCCTTTGGGTATACAGGCCATCATCAACTTTATCCAAGGGGGTGCTGTAAGTACTGCGTGGATTGTATTGGTGGTATTGGTTGTTTTAGGAATTGCCATAGTAGGGGCTTTGCAAATTGCACAGATGCGGATAACGGAAAATTTGCAGCAAAAGATCTTTACTCGCGCGGCATTCGATTTTGGTTATCGCTTGCCTCATATTAAAATGGAGGCCCTTTACGATAAGTATGCCCCAGAACTAATGAACCGTTTTTTCGATGTTATGTCGGTTCAAAAGGGCTTGTCTAAAATGCTTATTGATTTTTCTGCAGCTGCCCTACAGGTATTTTTTGGACTATTACTGCTTTCGCTATACCATCCGTTCTTTATCCTCTTTAGTGTCGCGCTAATATTATTGGTTTATGCCATTTTTAGGTTTACTGCTAAAAAAGGTCTTGATACTAGTCTATCGGAGTCAAAGAGGAAATACGAGGTGGCCCATTGGCTAGAGGAATTGGCAAGGGCGAACATCACCTTTAAGCTAGCTGGTAAAAGTAATTTGGCTTTACACAGGATAGATCACAGTACTGAAAAGTATTTGGATGAGCGTGAAAATCACTTTAAAGTACTGGTACAACAGTATGCATTTATGGTACTTTTTAAGGTGATTGTTGCAACCGGATTGTTGGCCATAGGTGGAGCCCTGGTTATTGAACAGGAAATGAATATTGGGCAGTTTGTAGCTGCGGAGATTGTTATTCTTTTGATAATGAGCGCGGTAGAAAAACTTATTGTCAACCTAGAAGTAATTTATGATATCCTAACCTCCCTTGAAAAGATTGGCCAGGTAACCGACTTGGAACTGGAGGATAGTACTGGAACCCATGTAGGTATTGAAGACTTTAGTACTCCTATTGCAGTAACCACCGATAAGCTTACTTTCACCTATCCCAACCAGCCAAAGAACGTATTGGATCAAATCTCATTTAAAATTAATAAAGGGGATAGGGTATTTATAACGGGAGCAAGCGATAGCGGAAAGAGTACGCTACTTTATTTAATGGGTGGCTTGTATCAACCCACTGGTGGTTTTATTGCCTACGATGACATTCCAATGGGGAACTTGAACCCTGAGAGCCTTCGAGATAAAATTGGAAATTGTCTTGAACAGGAAAAAATATTTCAGGGGACTATAGAAGAAAATATTAGCCTAGGTAGACCCGGTATCACACTCGACGATGTAATCAACGCCGTTGAAATTTGTGGCTTGAAGAAATTTGTCCGTCAAACAAAGGAAGGTTATAATACTGTGCTGAGTCCAGAGGGTAGAAGTCTGTCTCGTGGACAAACCCAAAAATTAATGTTGGCAAGAGCAATAGTAACAAAGCCAACGCTTCTTATTCTCGAGAATGCCTTTAACGCAATAGACTACGAAGATAAAATTCGCGTAATGGACCGTATTTGCGATCCAAAGATGCCATGGACTTTAGTTGCTGTTTCGGCTGATCCGGACTTATACAAAAGATGTAACAAGGTGCTTACCTTGGAGCACGGTAAGGTGGATTCTATGATAGAGAAAGGAGGTGGAAATGCTTAATATTTCTCCATCCCAACGTTGTGAGGTAAACCATTCGGAGTTTAACTCATTTAAGAGGATCGCCCATCGTCACCGAGGGAGAAGACCCATATGGTTCTTTGGAATTTCCTTTGTTTTTCTATTCATCATTTTGCTTTTGCCTTGGACCCAAACAATTCGCTCAAAGGGGGTGGTTACCACTTTGAGGCCTAACCAAAGACCACAATCGGTGCAGTCTGTAATTGCCGGTAGGATAGAGCAGTGGTACATACAGGAGGGACAATATGTTGAAAAAGGTGATACGATAATATTTTTATCGGAGATTAAAGACGAGTATTTCGATCCTGAATTATTAAAACGTACCCAGAAGCAAATTGACGCTAAAAAAGAAAGCTATAAATCCTACCAATCCAAGGTAATTGCTTTGGATAACCGTATTTCTGCTCTAGAAAACACCGTTATATTAAAGGAAAAGCAGCTTAAGAACAAGGTAAGACAAGCACAGTTAAAATTAGAGAGCGACTCGTTAGACCTGGAGGCGGCCCGTGTAAATTATCAGGTAGCCATTGACAGATTTGAGCGTATGCGTGGACTGTACGATCAGGGTTTGAAGTCGCTTACTGATTTTGAAAGCCGAAAAATGGGCTTGCAAAAGGATAAGTCCAAGTTAATTGAGGTTGAAAATAAGTGGTTAGCATCTCAAAACGAACTAATTAACGCACAGGTTGAGTTACAGAGTGTATTGGTGCAGTATGAGGAGTACATAGCTAAGGCTAAGTCCGAACGATTTTCTGCATTATCCTCCCAATATGCGGTGGAAGTTGATATAGCAAAACTTGAAAACAAGCTGAAAAATTACGAGCGTAGACAGGGGTTTTACTACATCACAGCCCCTCAATCTGGTTACATAACTCGGGCATTAAAAGGGGGGATAGGAGAAACTATTAAAGAAGGCGATGAAGTAGTAGGAATTATGCCTTCTAACTACGAATTGGCAGTTGAGATGATGGTAAATCCAGTGGACTTACCCTTGCTGGAGTTAGGTCAGGAAGTTAGAATTCAATTTGACGGGTGGCCTGCTATAGTTTTCTCAGGGTGGCCAAATACTAGTTACGGTACTTATGGTGGAAAGGTATTTGCAATTGAAAATTTTACATACCAGAGCGGTAAATACAGAGTTTTGGTGGCACAAGATAGTTCCACGGTTGCATGGCCCGAGGCCTTGAGACCAGGAGGGGGGACCAATAATTTTTTGCTGCTAAAAGACGTTCCAGTTTGGTATGAAATCTGGCGGAAAATAAACGGTTTCCCACCCGATTTTTATAAGGAAGTGGAAAAAGAAAAAGGTGTAACGAAAAAGAAAAAGCAATGATGCGGAGCTTGTTGCCATTCGTTCTTATTCTTTTCACAATTACCTCACCAATTTTAGGGCAGTCTAGCACTACGGAGTTGGGCTACCAAGATTTTATAGAAAGGGTATTTGAGCATCATCCAGAGGCGGTGGTAGCTAACTTAATCGAGACCCGTGCTTTAGCTAAGTTGTCTGAAAGCCGAGGGAACTTCGACCCTCAATTTTTTATCGATATATCAGAAAAAAAGTTCGATCAAAAAGATTACTACGGATTAAGAGAAATGGGATTGGTGGTTCCAACCGTATTGGGACTAAAATTTGATGCAGGTTTGGAGCGAAATAGAGGGGTATTTTTAAATCCTGAAAATAGCACCCCCTCCGATGGCTTGTATTATGCCGGAGTAAGCCTACCCATTTTACAAGGTTTAATCACCGATAAAAGGAGAACAGCATTAGCAAAGGCAAAAGCTTTAGCACAAGTAGGAGAAGCAGAAAAGGACCTCGCCTTAGCCACCCTCCATTATAATGCTTCAAATGCCTACTACAATTGGTGTGCAGCCTATCTTAAATTAAATATCTACAAGGATGCGCTTTTTGCTGCTAGAACTAGGTATAATGCGGTAGTTAATAGTTATTATTTAGGAGATAAGCCCGCAATAGATACGGTAGAGGCAGGAATTCAAGTAGCTAATAGACAGGTGGATTTAAACAATCAAATTATTAAGCTATTTAAGGCTAAAAACGATTTGGAGACCTACCTATGGCAAAATGGTTATTTACCCTTGGAGCTCGACAGTAATACAATTCCACGTGTGAGAGACTTTTATGCTCGCGATTTCGATAGTAAACTTGACTCCTTGCAGTTCCCATTGCTTCGTGCATTAAAGGGCGAGATTGCCGCAACAAAAACGGAGCTTAGGTGGGCTAGAGAACAAATCAAACCCACCTTAAATTTGAAGTATCAAGTTCTAAACTCTGCGAGTTTGCAGCCTAATGAATTGCGGTACCAAGGGTTGGATAACAATTACAAGTGGGGGCTGGAATTTACTTTTCCAATTTTAATCAGAGAAGCCAGAGGTAAATCGCGTTTTTATGCTGCAAAAACGGAGTCTTTAGAACGGAAGTACCAGTCAAAAGAGCGAGAGATTGAAAATAAGGTGGAGGTTAATATTCAAGCTTTAGAAATACTTAAGCAACAACAAAAATTGGTGGATAGAAATGTGGCCAATTACAATGAGTTGCTGGGTGCCGAAAGAACCTTATTTCAAAATGGGGAAAGTTCCCTGTTTTTAGTTAATGCGCGTGAACAAGGTTGGTTAAAATCGCAAATAGACCGGATAGATAATGTCTTGAAAACCGCAAATTCGGAGTTAGAATTGGGCCTAATATATGGGTACTATAAAAACTAAAGGGTAAGTTCTAAATCTGGGAAGTGTTTCTTTAAAATTTTAGCCATTTTCCCCTTGCTTAAAGGTTTGCTTTCAAAGGCTTTTAAAATTCCAATTTTTTTGGCTTTATCAGAATCTGTTCTGCTAAGTGAGGTGGTAAGCATTACAATGATAACCTTGGCTTTAGCCTTTTGGTCTAGCTTATCGTAGGCTTCTAAAAACTCCCAGCCATTCATTCCTGGCATATTTATATCCAAGAGAATTAAGTCTGGGGCTAATTCACCCTTTTCAAACAGTTCTTGTAAATAATCAATTGCTAAATCTCCTCTTTCCTTGCATACGATCTCTTTGCAGCAATTTAGACGCTCAATTATAATGGTGTTTAACAAGTTAGTCGGTTGGTCGTCGTCTACCAGCAGGATTTTATTTAACATGAAACAGGTTTAATTAGGCAGGCTAAATGTAAAAATTGTTCCTTTTCCCTTAACGGATTTACAATTTATTTTCCCTCCATGGTGTTCCACAATCTTTTTGCAGCACGCCAATCCTACTCCTAATCCGTTGTATATTGACTTTTCTTGTAGTTGTTGGAATATTTGGAATATTCTATCGGCGTATTCCATTTCAAATCCTACACCATTGTCTTCTATGGATATGCTTACCTCGTTAGCTACCTTTTGAGACTTTATATAGATTTCGGGCTTACGATCTGCAGAAGAAAAGGTTAAAGCATTGCTTATTAGATGTTTAACCAACACTCTAAATTCCTCTGGAAAAGCTTTGATCAAATCAACATCCCCCTGATTTACAATGTAGGCTTCCTTTTCTTTAATGAGGTCCTTAAGCTCTGTCTCAACCTCCGAAAGAGTTTCTTTAAATGAAATAATTTCCTTGTCGCCCTCAGCACCTATGCTAGAATACTCTAAAATAACCTCTAATTTTTGTTTCAGCAGTTCGGTGGACTGATTTATTAAATTAAGGTACTCTTTACCATCTTTATTTAGACTGCTTCCTATTTCATCTTTTAGCAAATCTAGAAAGCCTTCAATATTGCTAAGGGGTTGTTTTAAATCGTGGGTGCACAGGTAAGCGAATTGTTCTAATTGTCTGTTGGTTTGTTCCAGCTTTAGTTCAGCTTCTTTGCGCTGCGTAATGTCTTGAACCATTCCAATGGCTTCATCAGTTGAATTACCATCCTCATCTTTTATTAGCGCTACGTTAAGTAGTCCCCAAATGGTATCTCCCTTTTTGGTTATGTACCTTTTTTCCATGGTGTAGTTCAAAATTTCACCTTTTACCAATTGGTTAAATTGAACTACATCCTTTTCTAAATCATCGGGGTGCGTAAATTCTCCAAAACTCATGTTAGCAAGTTCCTCACCCGTATACCCCAACATCTCTTGAATCGCTCGGTTTGTTTTATACGGATGGCCTTGGGAATTAACCACAGCCAGACCAACCCCGGAGTTTGTAAATACTAAATTGAAAAGATCTTCGCCTTTCTTCATCTGCATCCAAAATTATAAAAGAAAGCCTCGAATCTTAAAAATATCAATCTTAAAGTTTGCCCCAATCGACAACAGTATTTCTACTATCCGATAAATCACTCCTTTTTTCTATAAATGCCCCAGCTAGTTGCTAATTATTTACTTTAGTGCAAAGGAATTATTATGCCACCTTTTCTCCCTGCAGAGTTATCGTTTTCCATATTGGAAAATCTTCCCGTAGGAATTTTTATCCTTAAACTGGAGGATTTAAAATCCAAAGAGTTCCGGAATATATACGTGAATCCCGCAAACTCTAAAATTGTGGGTATAGACTTTCAACCTTTTGTAGGAAAAACGTTGAGGGAATCTTTTCCAGATTCATATAAACACGGTTTACCTGATGCTTATATAAAAGCCTTACAAACGGGTGAGACCGTTATAATCGGAGAAATGGATTATGGAGATGATAAGGTGGAGCGGAAAACGTGGTATTTGGAAGCTGTTCCTATCGATCATGAACACGTGATGTTAACAACTGAAAATATCACGGAGCTTAGCGTTGCGAAGAGACTTTTGGAGCAAAGAAGCCAGAAATTAGAGCATAAAAACAAGGAGATGGAGCAGTTTACCTACATGGTATCCCACGATCTAAAAAGCCCAATGAATTCAGTTATTGGTTGGATAAATCTACTTAAGGAGGAAGGAGAGGAAATGTCCCCCTTGGTACAGCAAGCTTTCAATGCGGTAGATACTTCGGTTCACCGTATGAAAAGGTTAGTGGAAGACATCTTAGATTATGCTTTAATCGGAACCTCGAAGAAAGAAAAATCCCAGGTAAACCTAACGCTAATTTGTAAAGCCATAGTGGAGGATCTTAAGGAGCGAATGGAAATTTCGCATGCTCAGGTGGTTTTTGATGAACTGCCCGTGGTGGAAGGCTTTGAAACAGAGTTAAGGCAATTACTGCAAAACCTTATTCACAACGCCATTAAATTTACTGGGGCAGGGGTTGATCCTTTGGTGAAATTGGAAAATCATTCTACCTCCGATTTTCATATTATTTCGATTGCTGACAATGGTATAGGGATAGCAAAGGAAGATCAGGAGAAGATTTTTGGGGTATTTAATCGTCTTAATCTGGAAACAGAATATTCAGGATCTGGTATAGGTTTGGCGAATTGCAAAAAAATAGTTGATCTACACAATGGTACCCTTTGGGTAGACTCTGAATTGGGAAAAGGTTCCGTATTTCATATCAAAATTCCAAAGAATCACTAGGCCGAGTGATTTCAACCTCAAATAGAGAGGATAGGATGAATGACATGTAATAGGCAAAAATGGGTAGGAGTAAATACAACATCCGCGCTAGCTCTCCAGATAGAATGGCATGACTAAATATTATCCCTATAAATACCATAATATCCCATCTAAACGCAGGGAATTTTGATCTGTATTTTTTAATCAGAGCTAAAGCCAAAAGCAAGTTGAAAAATCCCGCAACCGACCATAACTCGTATAAGCCATGGAAGCTAAATAGTCGTGTTAAGGAGCCTGGGATATGTTGAATGTGATTTCCGTCGGCAACGTAACTTTCTAGCGGGTCTAGTCCTGCCATTAAATCAATTCCGTAGCGAAGTGAAAAATTAAATAATCCCGAAATCATTAACCAAAAACATAGTTGAATTAGGCTTAAGGGACAGAACAAAAAGAATAGTGGTATAAAAAGGACGAAGGATTCCTTTGCAATAGGCCCTAATAAAAGGCAGAGTATAAAAAGTCGCTTGTTACCTGTTGCAAAGGCGTAAAGAAAGGAACATATTACCAAAAAATAGAGGCTGTCAACCAATGGTAACCCCGCGAAATAAGGAGTCCATCTGCTACCCAAAACAAGAAGGGGAGCTATAAGTGCAATCCAAAAATTAAGTCCTTGAACTCTAAGCCATTTTAGAAGCACCAGGCAGGATAAAGCCATAATGCTGCAGTTAACTATAAGAAAGGAGAGCCCCAAAGTAAAGTTGGGTCCGGGGAAATCCCATGGTTGAATCGTTTTTAAAGGAGTAAGCAAAATGTGCAGTCCACCGGATAAAAACGGAATAATAAATCGGTAACGTCGAACCGGAGAATCATTAAAATCTAATTCCGCTAGTTTTAAATAGCTTAAAATATCTGGATTAGCTTCTAAATTGTAGCTATACTCACTAAATAAAGCAAATGCGGGTCCAAACAATAGTGCGAAGAAACAGAACCACAATAAAAGGTCTTCCTTTTTTGGGTTAAGGCTTTTCATCTAAAATCTTTTTAAGGATTCCCTTTCCAGTTTTCCCAATGGATGAGGTAATCCACTTTATTTCAAGATCTAGTTTTTCTTCCTCGCTTAATTGCCAAGGAAGCTTTGAGCGATGCAATTTGGCAACGCTTTGTTGTAAAACTAAAGCGGCAGATACCGATATATTAAAGCTCTCCGTAAAGCCATAAATGGGGATGCGCAAGCGCTCATCGGCCAGATTAAGGGCAGTTTCACTCAAACCGTGGATTTCAGTACCAAACAAAAAGGCTGTAGGCTTGGTAATTTCAAAATCTGGCAATTCTACCGTGTGGTTATGGGGAGAGGTGGCTACCACATGAAATCCCTCAGATTTTAGATGCTTTATACAGGCCACCGTGTTATCCTCTTCGTCGGAATCGAAGCGGTCTACATCTACCCATTTATCCGATCCTTTTGAAATACTGTTGGCAACTTTGGCGTTGTACTTGTTTTCAATCACCGAAACTCGCTGAATCCCAAAACAGTCGCAAGATCTAATAACGGCTCCTGCATTTCTGTCTTGTTGTATATCCTCAA
Encoded proteins:
- a CDS encoding YdeI/OmpD-associated family protein, with amino-acid sequence MDKETLNKKACLYFSKGEELRKWFELNHDRKEGFFLIIYHKGSNEKSVYYDEARDIALCFGWVDAVPKKRDHQSYYLYMAPRNPKSNWSMVNKKRVDELYRKNLIHPSGYKLIELAKKTGTWIALDDVYNLVIHKDLKIALDNTPSAKQHFQNFSSSKKRQILEWIYTAKRSETRAKRIESAVSQAEKGLIANDWKRRK
- a CDS encoding TonB-dependent receptor; the protein is MKNTIPFIFLLFTAFFSYSQNGTIKGTVVNDLNNEPIPFANILIQGLETGTTSDVDGSFSFTKLNPGTYNIICSYVGFEKYSGKEIIVRNNKPTTLSIRLIPRAETLQEVEISSSPIQNSSETPVSLQRLGAAEIYRNPGGNRDISKVIQILPGVATTVSFRNDLLVRGGAPNENRFFIDGIEVPNINHFATQGSSGGPVGLLNVNFIRNVDLYTSAFPTNRGNALSSVLDIRQIQGNPDRLAGTFMLGSSDVGITLDGPSGKNSNFILSVRRSYLQFLFKALALPFLPTYNDLQYKHDFSFGKNDRLTVVALAAVDQFALNESVNDGLNDSALVQRNEYILGNLPVNNQWNYTLGAKWTRFRENGNQLIVVSRSHLNNSAEKFRKNISVPANLILDYNSQEIENKFRYENNALFGNWKVNTGAGLEFIQYRNETENFVIRNQDALLNSYQSSLGFFKYAGFMQATRSLLNNRLDLSVGLRLDANSYSSKMSNPFNQFSPRIALSYALNEKMRLSSSLGRYFQLPPLTAMGYKENGEDFVNKTRLEYIRNDQWVVGWSYTPTDFSKISVEGFAKWYKQYPFSLNDSISLANLGADFGVIGTEPVASISEGRSYGLEFFAQQSLSSSIYGLISYTFVRSEFRDPGKEFVASSWDNRHILNITAGKKFKRNWELGIKFRFLGGAPYTPFNIPLSMTKSVWDVTQQGVPDWNRINSARLSNAHGLDIRLDKKWFFEKWSLNCYIDIENLYNNQVFGPPFVDVERDNAGNPIENPNNTNQYLPRFIENSSGTVLPSIGVMVEW
- a CDS encoding peptidase domain-containing ABC transporter encodes the protein MENKEQLTPVQRFWRLLKPDRKEIRNVYLIAMITGLVNLSLPLGIQAIINFIQGGAVSTAWIVLVVLVVLGIAIVGALQIAQMRITENLQQKIFTRAAFDFGYRLPHIKMEALYDKYAPELMNRFFDVMSVQKGLSKMLIDFSAAALQVFFGLLLLSLYHPFFILFSVALILLVYAIFRFTAKKGLDTSLSESKRKYEVAHWLEELARANITFKLAGKSNLALHRIDHSTEKYLDERENHFKVLVQQYAFMVLFKVIVATGLLAIGGALVIEQEMNIGQFVAAEIVILLIMSAVEKLIVNLEVIYDILTSLEKIGQVTDLELEDSTGTHVGIEDFSTPIAVTTDKLTFTYPNQPKNVLDQISFKINKGDRVFITGASDSGKSTLLYLMGGLYQPTGGFIAYDDIPMGNLNPESLRDKIGNCLEQEKIFQGTIEENISLGRPGITLDDVINAVEICGLKKFVRQTKEGYNTVLSPEGRSLSRGQTQKLMLARAIVTKPTLLILENAFNAIDYEDKIRVMDRICDPKMPWTLVAVSADPDLYKRCNKVLTLEHGKVDSMIEKGGGNA
- a CDS encoding HlyD family secretion protein, with the protein product MQSVIAGRIEQWYIQEGQYVEKGDTIIFLSEIKDEYFDPELLKRTQKQIDAKKESYKSYQSKVIALDNRISALENTVILKEKQLKNKVRQAQLKLESDSLDLEAARVNYQVAIDRFERMRGLYDQGLKSLTDFESRKMGLQKDKSKLIEVENKWLASQNELINAQVELQSVLVQYEEYIAKAKSERFSALSSQYAVEVDIAKLENKLKNYERRQGFYYITAPQSGYITRALKGGIGETIKEGDEVVGIMPSNYELAVEMMVNPVDLPLLELGQEVRIQFDGWPAIVFSGWPNTSYGTYGGKVFAIENFTYQSGKYRVLVAQDSSTVAWPEALRPGGGTNNFLLLKDVPVWYEIWRKINGFPPDFYKEVEKEKGVTKKKKQ
- a CDS encoding TolC family protein, whose translation is MMRSLLPFVLILFTITSPILGQSSTTELGYQDFIERVFEHHPEAVVANLIETRALAKLSESRGNFDPQFFIDISEKKFDQKDYYGLREMGLVVPTVLGLKFDAGLERNRGVFLNPENSTPSDGLYYAGVSLPILQGLITDKRRTALAKAKALAQVGEAEKDLALATLHYNASNAYYNWCAAYLKLNIYKDALFAARTRYNAVVNSYYLGDKPAIDTVEAGIQVANRQVDLNNQIIKLFKAKNDLETYLWQNGYLPLELDSNTIPRVRDFYARDFDSKLDSLQFPLLRALKGEIAATKTELRWAREQIKPTLNLKYQVLNSASLQPNELRYQGLDNNYKWGLEFTFPILIREARGKSRFYAAKTESLERKYQSKEREIENKVEVNIQALEILKQQQKLVDRNVANYNELLGAERTLFQNGESSLFLVNAREQGWLKSQIDRIDNVLKTANSELELGLIYGYYKN
- a CDS encoding response regulator produces the protein MLNKILLVDDDQPTNLLNTIIIERLNCCKEIVCKERGDLAIDYLQELFEKGELAPDLILLDINMPGMNGWEFLEAYDKLDQKAKAKVIIVMLTTSLSRTDSDKAKKIGILKAFESKPLSKGKMAKILKKHFPDLELTL
- a CDS encoding sensor histidine kinase; the protein is MKKGEDLFNLVFTNSGVGLAVVNSQGHPYKTNRAIQEMLGYTGEELANMSFGEFTHPDDLEKDVVQFNQLVKGEILNYTMEKRYITKKGDTIWGLLNVALIKDEDGNSTDEAIGMVQDITQRKEAELKLEQTNRQLEQFAYLCTHDLKQPLSNIEGFLDLLKDEIGSSLNKDGKEYLNLINQSTELLKQKLEVILEYSSIGAEGDKEIISFKETLSEVETELKDLIKEKEAYIVNQGDVDLIKAFPEEFRVLVKHLISNALTFSSADRKPEIYIKSQKVANEVSISIEDNGVGFEMEYADRIFQIFQQLQEKSIYNGLGVGLACCKKIVEHHGGKINCKSVKGKGTIFTFSLPN
- a CDS encoding PAS domain-containing sensor histidine kinase, with the protein product MPPFLPAELSFSILENLPVGIFILKLEDLKSKEFRNIYVNPANSKIVGIDFQPFVGKTLRESFPDSYKHGLPDAYIKALQTGETVIIGEMDYGDDKVERKTWYLEAVPIDHEHVMLTTENITELSVAKRLLEQRSQKLEHKNKEMEQFTYMVSHDLKSPMNSVIGWINLLKEEGEEMSPLVQQAFNAVDTSVHRMKRLVEDILDYALIGTSKKEKSQVNLTLICKAIVEDLKERMEISHAQVVFDELPVVEGFETELRQLLQNLIHNAIKFTGAGVDPLVKLENHSTSDFHIISIADNGIGIAKEDQEKIFGVFNRLNLETEYSGSGIGLANCKKIVDLHNGTLWVDSELGKGSVFHIKIPKNH